A section of the Zavarzinella sp. genome encodes:
- a CDS encoding 6-pyruvoyl tetrahydropterin synthase family protein gives MSERFTVRVTKDYLVFCSGHFITYEGSECERLHGHNYRVAVEVTGPLDTNRYVFDFIALKNIMRQLTDELDHRMLIATESKLIRFEQRDQEVHLQFKNKRWMFPLEDCCLLPIENTTAELLARYLAQRLLDVFREKGWPLPHHVRMDVEESFGQVAQYDLNLM, from the coding sequence ATGTCAGAACGCTTTACAGTGCGGGTTACAAAAGATTACCTGGTCTTCTGTTCGGGGCATTTTATTACCTACGAAGGATCAGAATGTGAACGACTGCACGGCCATAACTACCGCGTTGCTGTGGAAGTAACTGGTCCGCTGGATACCAACCGCTATGTCTTTGATTTCATCGCGTTAAAGAACATTATGCGGCAGTTAACGGATGAACTGGACCACAGGATGCTCATTGCCACAGAAAGCAAACTAATTCGTTTTGAACAGCGAGATCAGGAAGTTCACCTGCAATTCAAGAATAAACGCTGGATGTTTCCGTTGGAAGACTGCTGTCTGTTGCCCATTGAAAATACCACTGCGGAACTGTTAGCGAGATATCTGGCACAGCGGTTGCTCGATGTGTTTCGTGAAAAAGGCTGGCCATTACCCCACCATGTGCGGATGGATGTGGAAGAGAGTTTCGGCCAGGTGGCACAGTACGATTTGAATCTGATGTAA
- a CDS encoding 8-oxo-dGTP diphosphatase: MPYTPIVGTLGYVLSSDRTHVLMLHRNQRPDDFHQGKYNGLGGKLEPTEDVMGGMIREIQEESGLIAEELQLRGTISWPGFGKNGEDWLGFIFLITRFRGQLLEATHEGTLHWIPVECLPELPMWPGDRYFLPLVFDEDPRPFHGVMPYENGQAVSWNYSR, from the coding sequence ATGCCTTACACACCTATTGTCGGCACTCTTGGTTATGTACTTTCCAGCGATCGAACCCACGTGTTGATGCTTCACCGCAACCAGCGACCAGACGATTTCCACCAGGGAAAATACAACGGCCTGGGCGGGAAACTGGAACCCACCGAAGATGTGATGGGTGGCATGATACGCGAAATTCAGGAAGAAAGTGGCCTGATTGCCGAAGAACTGCAATTACGCGGTACCATCAGTTGGCCCGGATTTGGAAAAAACGGCGAAGACTGGCTGGGATTTATCTTTCTGATTACCAGGTTCCGTGGCCAGTTGCTGGAGGCCACCCATGAAGGGACTCTGCATTGGATTCCCGTGGAATGTTTGCCGGAACTGCCAATGTGGCCGGGAGATCGCTATTTTCTGCCTCTGGTCTTTGATGAAGACCCACGCCCATTCCATGGGGTGATGCCCTATGAAAATGGCCAGGCGGTATCGTGGAACTATAGCCGTTGA
- a CDS encoding DUF1080 domain-containing protein, with protein MLKKLFSSFVALCVGTTVTLGADDGFVTIFDGKTLEGWTISAKTGHSRTSKNKSGGKWVVENGAIVGSQDVPGNGGIIITNKLYSNFEIKLEMNNDFGPDSGLFLRSSDDGKCYQCMIDYHANGNLMGIYGEGMGGKPHIRNFNFGKEVTEIKPQDAPFKLPIDPKKWPELWKHGQWNELHARIENNPPKITTWINGVKFMEYQDTEKRRPDAGHVALQVHGGGDWTKNFVRYKNIRIKELK; from the coding sequence ATGTTGAAGAAATTATTTTCGAGTTTTGTCGCACTGTGCGTGGGCACCACCGTAACATTGGGTGCCGATGATGGTTTTGTGACCATTTTCGATGGGAAAACCCTCGAAGGTTGGACAATCAGTGCGAAAACTGGCCACAGCCGCACCTCCAAGAATAAATCAGGCGGCAAATGGGTCGTTGAAAATGGTGCCATCGTAGGCTCCCAGGATGTTCCTGGAAATGGCGGCATCATCATTACCAATAAGTTATATAGCAACTTTGAAATCAAGCTGGAAATGAACAACGATTTCGGACCGGATAGTGGCCTGTTTCTGCGGAGCAGCGACGATGGTAAGTGCTATCAGTGCATGATCGACTACCATGCCAATGGAAATTTGATGGGCATTTACGGTGAAGGGATGGGTGGAAAACCGCACATCCGCAATTTCAACTTTGGCAAAGAAGTGACAGAAATCAAACCCCAGGATGCACCATTTAAGTTGCCGATTGATCCCAAGAAGTGGCCAGAATTGTGGAAACATGGTCAATGGAATGAACTGCACGCCCGCATCGAAAACAACCCACCAAAAATTACCACTTGGATTAACGGGGTGAAGTTTATGGAATATCAGGATACCGAAAAACGCCGCCCGGACGCAGGCCACGTGGCCTTACAGGTCCACGGTGGGGGTGACTGGACCAAAAACTTTGTGCGATACAAGAATATCCGCATCAAAGAACTAAAATAA